A stretch of the Bradyrhizobium arachidis genome encodes the following:
- a CDS encoding winged helix-turn-helix domain-containing protein — translation MQFLFGDHLLDTDRRELSRSHAPVSVEPQVFDLVVHLMKNRDRVVTKEELIDKIWHGRSVSESTLTSRINAARKAVGDSGANQALIRTIARKGFRFVGDIELRPGHAVAGEPALVLEKDAQVSLPLPDRPAIAVLPFTNMSGDREQDYFSDGISEDIITALSKLRWFFVIARNSSFIYKGRAAHLSEIARELGVRYVLEGSVRRSGSQVRISAQLNDVSTGSHLWAERYDRSLADVFAVQDEITEAIVAAIEPQLYAAESFRAQQKPPGSLDAWDLVMRALSHFWRITREDNFAAQALLEKAIAIDPHYGKALGLLATSHIFGAHMGWAGMGAAVPVAERAALAAVEADGEDAWAHHGLGYTHLFQRRFDDAIAEFELGLRLNPNFAMAQAFYGVALCYSGRWQDGDAAARRALRLSPRDPFSAIYYGIAAYAQFIGRNYDEAIQLARESLRQRGDFVGAHRVLTASAGMSGQRALAASALEGLHRAQPNVTLAWITNELPMKHAADREHYLDGLRRAGLE, via the coding sequence GTGCAATTTCTGTTTGGGGATCATCTACTTGACACCGACAGGCGCGAGCTGAGCCGGAGCCACGCTCCTGTTTCAGTGGAGCCGCAGGTGTTCGACCTCGTCGTCCACCTGATGAAAAATCGCGACCGGGTGGTGACCAAGGAGGAGCTGATCGACAAGATCTGGCACGGGCGCTCGGTCTCGGAATCGACGCTCACCAGCCGGATCAATGCCGCGCGCAAGGCGGTCGGCGACAGCGGCGCGAACCAGGCCCTGATCCGCACCATCGCGCGAAAAGGGTTCCGCTTCGTCGGCGACATCGAGCTGCGGCCCGGCCATGCGGTGGCCGGGGAACCCGCGCTTGTCCTGGAGAAGGACGCGCAGGTCTCGTTGCCGCTGCCGGACCGGCCGGCGATCGCGGTGCTGCCTTTCACCAACATGAGCGGGGACCGCGAGCAGGATTATTTTTCCGACGGCATCAGCGAGGACATCATCACCGCGCTGTCGAAGCTGCGCTGGTTCTTCGTCATCGCGCGCAACTCGTCCTTCATCTACAAGGGACGCGCGGCGCACCTCAGCGAGATCGCACGCGAGCTCGGCGTGCGCTACGTGCTTGAAGGCAGCGTGCGGCGGAGCGGCAGCCAGGTCCGCATCTCCGCCCAGCTCAACGACGTCTCCACCGGCAGCCATCTCTGGGCCGAGCGCTACGACCGCAGCCTCGCCGACGTCTTCGCCGTGCAGGACGAGATCACCGAGGCGATCGTCGCGGCGATCGAGCCGCAGCTCTACGCCGCGGAGAGTTTTCGCGCGCAACAGAAGCCGCCGGGCAGCCTGGATGCCTGGGATCTCGTGATGCGCGCGCTGTCGCATTTCTGGCGCATCACCCGCGAGGACAACTTTGCAGCGCAAGCGCTGCTGGAGAAGGCGATCGCGATCGATCCGCATTACGGCAAGGCGCTCGGCCTGCTCGCGACCAGCCACATTTTTGGCGCGCATATGGGCTGGGCCGGCATGGGCGCGGCGGTGCCCGTTGCCGAGCGCGCGGCGCTCGCGGCCGTCGAAGCCGACGGCGAGGATGCCTGGGCCCATCACGGGCTCGGCTACACCCATCTGTTCCAGCGCCGCTTCGACGATGCGATTGCAGAGTTCGAGTTGGGGCTGCGCCTCAATCCGAACTTTGCGATGGCGCAGGCCTTCTATGGCGTGGCGCTGTGCTATTCCGGCCGCTGGCAGGACGGCGATGCGGCCGCGCGCCGTGCGCTGCGGCTTAGCCCGCGCGATCCGTTCTCGGCGATCTATTACGGCATTGCCGCCTATGCCCAGTTCATCGGCCGCAACTATGACGAGGCTATTCAGCTCGCGCGCGAGTCGCTGCGCCAGCGCGGCGACTTCGTCGGCGCCCACCGCGTGCTGACGGCGTCCGCCGGTATGTCCGGACAGCGCGCGCTCGCCGCGTCAGCACTCGAAGGATTGCACCGCGCCCAGCCCAACGTCACGCTCGCCTGGATCACCAACGAGCTGCCAATGAAGCATGCGGCGGATCGGGAGCATTATCTCGATGGACTGCGGCGCGCGGGGCTGGAGTAG
- a CDS encoding GFA family protein, protein MKHTGKCFCGGVAIEVTGSPEAMGYCHCSSCRSWSGGPVNAFSLWKPEAVRVTAGGDHVETFSKTPLSQRKFCRKCGGHLMTVHPPLDLIDVFTATIPSLAFAPAVHVNYAETVLPMRDGLPKLKDFPAEFGGSGEMVPE, encoded by the coding sequence ATGAAACATACCGGCAAATGTTTTTGCGGCGGTGTCGCGATCGAGGTCACGGGATCGCCGGAAGCGATGGGCTATTGCCACTGCAGCTCGTGCCGTTCGTGGTCCGGCGGCCCGGTGAACGCGTTCAGCCTTTGGAAGCCGGAGGCGGTGCGCGTCACCGCCGGCGGCGATCATGTCGAGACGTTTTCGAAGACGCCGCTCAGCCAGCGAAAGTTCTGCCGGAAATGCGGCGGTCATCTCATGACCGTTCATCCGCCGCTCGATCTCATCGACGTCTTCACCGCCACGATTCCGTCGCTCGCCTTCGCGCCCGCCGTTCACGTCAACTATGCGGAGACGGTGTTGCCGATGCGCGACGGCTTGCCAAAGCTGAAAGATTTTCCCGCCGAGTTCGGCGGCAGCGGCGAAATGGTGCCGGAGTAG
- the mddA gene encoding methanethiol S-methyltransferase: MTQVHSIGPEVAGSRIFKFFAFLYGIAAYLIFLVTVLYAIGFVMGLVVPKSIDTGADTSAVEAVVINLLLMALFAVQHSVMARQRFKAWWTQYVPKPVERSTYVLFASLSLLLLFWQWRPMPAIVWNVEDPDLAVTVVTLSFAGWVLAFTSTFMINHFELFGLHQVTNHLIDKEASPPRFRTPLFYKFVRHPLYLGFIIAFWAAPTMTVGHLLFAAVTTIYILLGIALEERDLIDLFGDEYRQYKQRVAMLIPWRRSI; encoded by the coding sequence ATGACCCAAGTTCATTCCATCGGCCCCGAAGTTGCGGGCTCCAGAATATTCAAGTTCTTCGCATTTCTGTACGGAATTGCGGCCTATCTCATTTTTCTCGTGACCGTCCTCTACGCCATCGGCTTCGTGATGGGCCTGGTGGTGCCGAAGAGCATCGATACCGGTGCGGATACGTCGGCGGTCGAGGCTGTTGTCATCAATCTGCTCCTCATGGCCCTGTTTGCAGTTCAACACAGCGTGATGGCGCGGCAGCGTTTCAAGGCCTGGTGGACGCAATACGTCCCAAAACCCGTCGAGCGCAGCACCTATGTGCTGTTCGCGAGCCTGTCGCTGCTGCTGTTGTTCTGGCAGTGGCGGCCGATGCCCGCCATCGTGTGGAACGTCGAGGATCCCGATCTCGCCGTGACCGTCGTCACGCTGTCGTTCGCCGGCTGGGTGCTGGCGTTCACCAGCACCTTCATGATCAATCACTTTGAATTGTTCGGCCTGCATCAGGTGACCAATCATCTCATCGACAAGGAGGCCTCGCCACCGCGCTTCCGCACGCCGCTGTTCTACAAATTCGTCCGCCATCCCCTCTATCTCGGCTTCATCATCGCGTTCTGGGCGGCGCCGACCATGACCGTGGGCCATCTGCTGTTCGCAGCCGTGACCACGATCTACATCCTGCTCGGCATTGCCCTGGAGGAGCGGGATCTCATCGACCTCTTCGGCGACGAGTACCGGCAATACAAACAACGCGTCGCGATGCTTATTCCCTGGCGCCGATCGATTTGA
- a CDS encoding winged helix-turn-helix domain-containing protein, with product MRFRFENHTLDSDLRELSCDGAAVPLQPQVFDLLVYLVEQRERVVSKDDLIAHVWADRIVSDSALNSRINAARKALGDDGEAQRLIRTVPRKGFRFVGEVVGQAATTPTEIAPAAPRAAPDRPAIAVLAFENMSDDPEQEYFCDGISEDILTALSKVRWFLVIARNSSFTYKGRAIHIRQIADELGVGYVVEGSVRKAGDRVRITAQLNDAATGSHIWAEHYDRELGDVFAVQDEITNAIVAAIEPQIYAAENFRARRKQPASLDAWDLLMRALSHYWRITRQDHQVAQVLLERAIAIDPNYGQALSLMAASHMFGVHLGWSERATAVPIAERAALAAVRSDHEDPWAHTALGSVYFSTRRLDDALSEFEQALALNPNFSLAQGYYALALSYAGRSGESYEAAQRAIRLSPRDPSLAIYYGIAGYARFTERNYVEAIALAREAIRHRGDLTGAYRVLAVSAGMSGNRPLAETALSELRRTQPNISLAWIATQLPWNRDADREHYLEGFRRAGLG from the coding sequence ATGCGATTTCGCTTTGAAAATCATACGCTCGACAGCGACCTTCGCGAGTTGAGCTGCGACGGCGCGGCGGTTCCATTGCAGCCGCAGGTGTTCGATCTCCTGGTCTATCTCGTCGAGCAGCGCGAGCGGGTCGTCAGCAAGGATGACCTGATTGCCCACGTTTGGGCCGACCGCATCGTCTCGGACTCCGCGCTGAACAGCCGGATCAATGCAGCGCGGAAGGCGCTCGGGGACGATGGTGAGGCGCAGCGGCTGATCAGGACCGTCCCGCGGAAGGGGTTCCGCTTCGTCGGCGAAGTCGTCGGCCAGGCCGCGACGACACCGACCGAGATTGCACCGGCCGCACCACGCGCGGCGCCGGATCGGCCCGCGATTGCCGTGCTCGCTTTCGAGAACATGAGCGATGATCCCGAGCAGGAATATTTTTGCGACGGGATCAGCGAGGACATCCTCACCGCGCTGTCCAAGGTGCGCTGGTTCCTGGTGATCGCGCGCAACTCGTCCTTCACCTACAAGGGACGCGCCATCCATATAAGGCAGATCGCCGACGAGCTCGGCGTCGGCTACGTCGTCGAAGGCAGCGTGCGCAAGGCCGGCGACCGCGTCCGCATCACGGCTCAGCTCAACGACGCCGCCACCGGCAGCCACATCTGGGCCGAACATTACGACCGCGAGCTCGGCGACGTCTTCGCGGTCCAGGACGAGATCACCAACGCCATCGTCGCGGCAATCGAACCGCAGATCTACGCGGCGGAAAACTTTCGCGCCCGGCGCAAGCAACCGGCGAGCCTGGATGCGTGGGACCTGTTGATGCGCGCGCTATCGCATTACTGGCGCATCACACGGCAGGATCATCAGGTGGCGCAGGTGCTGCTCGAACGGGCGATCGCGATCGATCCCAATTACGGCCAGGCGCTATCGCTGATGGCGGCGAGCCACATGTTTGGCGTGCATCTCGGCTGGTCGGAGCGCGCCACGGCGGTGCCGATCGCGGAACGCGCGGCGCTCGCGGCGGTCAGAAGCGACCACGAAGACCCTTGGGCGCACACCGCGCTCGGCAGCGTCTATTTCTCGACCCGGCGACTGGACGACGCGTTGTCCGAGTTCGAGCAGGCGCTCGCGCTCAATCCGAACTTTTCGCTGGCGCAAGGTTACTACGCGCTGGCGCTGTCCTATGCCGGCCGAAGTGGCGAGTCCTACGAGGCGGCGCAGCGGGCGATCCGGCTCAGCCCGCGTGATCCCTCGCTTGCGATCTACTACGGCATTGCCGGCTATGCCCGCTTCACCGAGCGCAACTATGTCGAGGCCATCGCGCTCGCGCGCGAGGCCATCCGTCACCGCGGCGATCTCACTGGCGCCTATCGCGTGCTGGCGGTGTCGGCCGGGATGAGCGGCAACAGGCCACTTGCCGAGACGGCGCTTTCCGAACTGCGCCGCACCCAGCCCAACATCTCGCTCGCCTGGATCGCGACCCAACTACCGTGGAACAGAGATGCCGACCGCGAGCACTATCTGGAAGGATTTCGGCGCGCGGGGCTTGGGTAA
- a CDS encoding alpha/beta fold hydrolase — MTEQPFPGPALRPVRLELGAQTIAGFESPGAGRSILLIHGNSSSSHIWQKQLQGPLGNKYRVIAIDLPGHGASSPPPNPEQDYSGRGYAALIANVARELGLKDAIVVGWSLGGHAVLNAAASLPGAAGLMIFGTPPIGAGPEGFAGFKGLSATVFTPQPSEEQIREWVLSAFAPGYAPIPPFVEADFRRTDGNARGYLGANAQAGRLANEVEIVRNLKIPLAIVQGAEEQIVDLGYLQRLPAPTLWRGAVQVIDGAGHAAQWEKAEAFSMLLDEFAGSV, encoded by the coding sequence ATGACTGAACAGCCTTTTCCCGGCCCCGCCTTGCGCCCGGTGCGCCTCGAACTCGGCGCGCAGACGATTGCAGGTTTCGAAAGCCCGGGCGCCGGCCGTTCAATCCTGCTGATCCACGGCAATTCGTCGTCCTCGCACATCTGGCAGAAGCAGTTGCAGGGCCCGCTCGGCAACAAATATCGGGTGATCGCGATCGATCTCCCCGGCCATGGTGCCTCGTCGCCGCCGCCCAATCCGGAGCAGGACTATTCCGGCCGCGGCTATGCGGCGCTCATCGCGAACGTCGCCCGCGAGCTCGGCCTGAAGGATGCGATTGTCGTCGGCTGGAGCCTTGGCGGCCACGCGGTGTTGAATGCGGCTGCGTCACTGCCCGGGGCCGCCGGCCTGATGATCTTTGGCACGCCGCCGATCGGCGCCGGGCCGGAAGGCTTTGCCGGCTTCAAGGGCCTGTCGGCAACCGTCTTCACGCCGCAGCCGAGCGAGGAGCAGATCAGGGAATGGGTGCTGTCGGCCTTCGCGCCCGGCTATGCGCCGATTCCGCCTTTTGTCGAGGCGGACTTTCGCCGGACCGATGGCAATGCGCGCGGCTACCTCGGGGCGAATGCGCAGGCAGGCCGCCTGGCCAACGAGGTCGAGATCGTGCGCAACCTGAAAATTCCGCTCGCGATCGTGCAGGGCGCCGAGGAGCAGATCGTCGACCTCGGCTATCTCCAGCGCCTTCCGGCCCCGACGCTGTGGCGCGGCGCGGTGCAAGTGATCGACGGCGCCGGCCACGCCGCGCAATGGGAGAAGGCGGAGGCCTTCAGCATGCTGCTCGACGAGTTCGCGGGAAGTGTTTGA